A stretch of Pomacea canaliculata isolate SZHN2017 linkage group LG6, ASM307304v1, whole genome shotgun sequence DNA encodes these proteins:
- the LOC112566111 gene encoding tyrosine-protein phosphatase non-receptor type ptp-2-like: MQSVYRFLNKCISLFIRPTERAQRGMPSAKRLSKRHSTKLRNFITRLALLHRDSNHLFQEEFDELRSSHGKQALQFKMLVGNKPVNRVKNRSQHAIPFDHARVALINSAQDYINASYIALRITSTTNYLLFVSTIDRELILLVNT, from the exons ATGCAGTCTGTGTATCGCTTTCTAAACAAATGCATTTCCTTATTTATTAGACCTACAGAGAGGGCCCAGCGGGGTATGCCAAGTGCAAAAAGACTAAG TAAAAGGCACTCCACTAAGCTGAGGAACTTCATAACGCGATTGGCTCTACTACACCGTGATTCCAACCATCTCTTCCAGGAGGAATTTGAT GAACTGCGTAGCAGCCATGGGAAACAAGCCTTACAATTCAAGATGCTTGTGGGAAATAAGCCAGTCAACCGTGTAAAGAATAGGAGTCAGCATGCTATTCCAT TTGACCATGCACGAGTAGCATTAATCAACAGCGCACAGGACTACATCAACGCCAGCTACATCGCA ctgcgCATCACCAGCACCAcgaattatttactttttgtgtcCACTATTGACAGGGAGCTGATTCTCCTTGTGAATACATAG
- the LOC112566533 gene encoding receptor-type tyrosine-protein phosphatase O-like has protein sequence MVYEHRTRVIVMLCDSVENGKKMVDPYWPDEINVPVRHGELTVTMTGVSVLETYAVRKIIVTMRGRQDLRVTQLCIRGSSEYWSLRVEQLIDFIRVAGRQAKHSRGPVTVHCNLGVGRTGMFIALDLLTRFVEKHNLNSEVNVYDVVKRMMGCRPNIIQSLDQYMFIHYVLGLIIEEKMQNCSRRIPSGVFYQNEGHTVNVYNELYESIGHENIDLQRY, from the exons ATGGTCTACGAGCACAGGACAAGGGTCATCGTCATGCTATGTGACAGTGTAGAAAATGGAAAG AAAATGGTTGACCCGTACTGGCCTGACGAAATCAACGTACCAGTGCGACATGGGGAGCTGACTGTCACAATGACCGGTGTCTCTGTCCTTGAAACATATGCAGTGCGCAAGATAATCGTGACAATG AGAGGACGACAAGACCTCAGAGTTACTCAGTTGTGCATCCGTGGGTCGAGCGAGTATTGGAGCCTTCGTGTTGAGCAGCTCATTGACTTCATTCGTGTTGCTGGTCGGCAGGCAAAACATTCCAGAGGACCGGTCACAGTCCACTGCAA tCTCGGCGTTGGCAGGACTGGCATGTTCATTGCCCTCGATCTTTTGACTCGTTTTGTGGAGAAACACAACCTGAACAGTGAGGTGAACGTGTATGATGTTGTCAAGAGAATGATGGGATGTCGTCCGAACATAATTCAGTCTCTG gACCAGTATATGTTCATACATTATGTACTCGGGTTGATCATCGAGGAGAAGATGCAGAACTGTTCTAGAAGAATCCCATCGGGTGTTTTCTATCAGAACGAAGGGCACACAGTCAATGTGTATAATGAACTCTACGAATCCA TTGGACACGAGAACATCGATCTACAGCGCTACTGA
- the LOC112567254 gene encoding DNA-directed RNA polymerases I, II, and III subunit RPABC2-like yields MADDEDMGDDFDEGPDDLEEDVLDEPLENEGEEKIDLLSEGTPGLVDPSKRITTKFMTKYERARVLGTRALQIAMCAPVMVELEGETDPLQIAMKELKARKIPFIIRRYLPDGSYEDWALDELVITD; encoded by the exons ATGGCTGATGATGAAGACATGGGAGATGA TTTTGATGAGGGACCCGATGATCTGGAGGAGGATGTGCTTGACGAGCCTCTTGAAAATGAG gGAGAAGAAAAGATTGACTTGTTATCAGAGGGGACACCAGGCTTGGTTGATCCATCAAAACGGATAACAACCAAATTTATGACCAAATATGAAAGAGCAAGAGTACTTGGGACGCGAGCACTGCAAATAGC CATGTGTGCACCAGTGATGGTAGAACTGGAAGGAGAGACAGACCCTCTACAAATAGCTATGAAGGAACTTAA agcaaGAAAGATTCCCTTCATAATACGCAGATACCTACCAGATGGCAGCTATGAAGATTGGGCTCTTGATGAACTGGTCATCACTGACtaa
- the LOC112566448 gene encoding uncharacterized protein LOC112566448, giving the protein MLLGYGLNVSDGSGCVQKIYLNNSTNCETPIAKSKDPRIGTPCTNWSVICRQDLQLTITDLLPDTSYTITVFAINGAPQNNGWGSPSSLNRTTAIAVPSNINNFTAKWTTNISVNLTWSTPVPRPGPTNYTLVTTDLGPLYYSYRGAFSTNKTLITGFDSHEYLVKELRPAWNYSFTLSSQTLAGSSQTTTTTAQTQDSVPGVVQNLTVTPGHEAYKQQTASWRCPGVTERNTRIIGFLLNTTSWNINGDKKEDSSAAQKNQCSVGICFVNVTDVGCENTQSVDIVVKPEHHYLIQVVILSL; this is encoded by the exons ATGTTGCTTGGGTATGGTTTAAATGTGAGCGATGGAAGTGGATGTGTTCAGAAAATCTACTTGAATAACAGCACCAACTGCGAAACACCT ATAGCAAAATCAAAAGACCCACGTATTGGAACACCCTGTACGAACTGGTCAGTGATATGTAGACAAGATTTACAACTTACCATCACGGACCTGCTCCCTGACACCTCCTACACCATCACCGTCTTTGCCATCAACGGTGCTCCTCAGAACAACGGATGGGGCTCTCCAAGCAGCTTGAATAGAACCACCGCCATCGCTG TTCCATCAAACATAAACAACTTCACAGCGAAGTGGACAACAAACATCTCTGTGAATCTCACCTGGTCAACTCCGGTACCCCGTCCTGGACCCACCAACTACACTCTGGTCACCACAGACCTTGGTCCTCTATACTACAGCTACAGGGGGGCTTTCTCTACCAACAAAACATTGATAACAG GCTTTGACAGTCACGAATACTTAGTAAAAGAACTACGCCCAGCATGGAACTACAGCTTTACCctgtcatcacaaacattgGCAGGATCCTCACAAACTACAACCACAACAGCACAAACACAGGACTCAG tTCCTGGAGTTGTTCAGAATCTGACTGTAACACCTGGTCATGAGGCCTACAAACAACAGACCGCAAGCTGGCGATGTCCAGGTGTCACAGAGCGGAATACTCGCATCATAGGATTCCTTTTAAACACAACCTCTTGGAAT ATAAACggagacaagaaagaagacagCTCTGCCGCTCAG aaaaaccaGTGCAGTGTGggtatttgttttgtaaacgtGACGGACGTGGGCTGCGAAAATACCCAAAGTGTTGATATCGTCGTCAAGCCTGAACATCATTATCTTATCCAGGTagttattttatctttgtaa
- the LOC112566742 gene encoding receptor-type tyrosine-protein phosphatase eta-like, which translates to MYLQGKIKCEEYDKHCANVTNLFGDIDNPKPNIIIAHLLPDTLYTFTVFAVNGAAQNNGAGEAASTNTTTNITVPSNLKSFSATTITKDSINLTWTPPEPRPGPTTYTLVVTDLGSRYYPHSKTDWTNVTHIPVPGVVQNLNVTPGQVAYKQLTASWRCPDVTDRHTLIRGFLINTTLEGWSEVDVTGLKEKESLISYTIVDSQTKSCGIGLCFLNLTDNCDGNETVTIVVRPESRHLIQVLTVGENFNSTDWVSAKYDAPAGRSGKVQHLNVNYLNESDVSVEWGYPTETNGLLLGYGLLVYQDQVCVRSIWSPQSGKGYFKEKCAEGVYKPNKTCKETETRTPEPQKEDRTEVAISGLKPYTSYNITVFAVNCAKDNNGEGEPDNINFVTNMSGTRAFIVFHLNTLPAISFKHCVYAGQHTSIDMFIRTHRHKLLTRI; encoded by the exons ATGTATCTACAGGGGAAAATAAAGTGTGAGGAATATGATAAACACTGTGCCAATGTGACAAACCTCTTCGGAGACATAGACAATCCAAAACCAAACATCATCATCGCCCACCTGCTGCCAGACACCTTGTACACCTTCACCGTGTTTGCAGTCAATGGCGCTGCACAGAACAACGGAGCAGGTGAAGCAGCCAGCACCAATACAACCACAAACATTACTG tTCCATCAAACCTGAAATCCTTCTCAGCGACAACGATAACAAAGGACTCCATCAACCTCACCTGGACTCCGCCAGAACCTCGTCCTGGACCCACAACCTACACCTTGGTAGTCACAGACCTCGGTTCTCGGTACTACCCACACAGTAAGACGGACTGGACTAATGTCACACATATCCCAG TTCCAGGTGTTGTTCAAAACCTGAATGTAACACCTGGTCAGGTGGCCTACAAACAACTGACCGCGAGCTGGCGATGTCCCGATGTCACAGATCGTCACACTCTCATCAGAGGCTTCCTTATTAACACAACACTGGAG GGATGGAGTGAGGTTGACGTCACTGGgctcaaagaaaaagaatcccTAATATCTTACACCATTGTCGACAGTCAG actaAAAGCTGCGGTATAggtctttgttttttgaatttAACGGACAACTGCGATGGTAACGAAACTGTGACGATAGTGGTGAGGCCTGAAAGCCGGCATCTCATTCAG GTGCTGACTGTGGGTGAGAACTTCAACAGCACAGACTGGGTGAGCGCAAAGTATGATGCACCTGCTGGAC GGTCAGGGAAAGTACAACATTTGAATGTTAACTACTTGAACGAGTCTGATGTGAGCGTGGAGTGGGGCTACCCAACGGAAACAAACGGATTGTTACTCGGGTACGGGCTGCTGGTGTATCAAGACCAAGTGTGTGTGCGAAGTATCTGGTCGCCACAATCTGGAAAAGGATACTTTAAGGAG AAATGCGCAGAGGGAGTGTACAAACCTAATAAAACCTGTAAGGAAACAGAGACAAGAACCCCAGAGCCACAAAAAGAAGACAGGACAGAAGTAGCGATCTCTGGCCTCAAACCGTATACGTCTTACAACATCACCGTGTTCGCCGTCAACTGCGCCAAAGACAACAACGGTGAAGGAGAACCGGATAACATCAACTTCGTCACCAATATGTCGGGTACAAGAGCTTTCATTGTATTTCACTTAAATACACTTCCTGCTATTTCTTTCAAACACTGTGTTTACGCAGGCCAGCACACATCCATCGACATGTTTatacgcacgcacagacacaagCTTTTGACACGCATATAA